One region of Jonesiaceae bacterium BS-20 genomic DNA includes:
- a CDS encoding glycoside hydrolase: MTKRSNGRARISAAALSAVLATSALTAVGAPAHAADAITITPNPGYQGAAFEGWGTSLVWFANATGGYPENIRQDLFDKVFGEDGLRLNIARYNIGGGNASDVPGYLRPGGAVEGWWNPDLGESDAQGTITSKFDDRDRYRDAWDGSDLSHYNLDADATQRWWLDALKDTVTKWEAFSNSPPYFLTESGFTSGGLWDGNKEQLPDADIDAFVEYLATVTEQLEKSHGIKFDTIDPFNEPNTNYWSTQLGGNGWPTSASRQEGAHIGPEKQDKVIQALDARLKAPRTTTDAVISAMDETNPGTFVRNWNGWSQDSKDAVDQLNVHTYGTSDRVMVRDIAKYSDKPLWMSEVEGNWISGGFNQANIDNGIGLASHIIGDLRELEPTAWVLWQPVEDLYNMEKVEKLNWGSVFIDFDCNADGNSERRLADGDADPSCKVLTNSKFDTLRNFTHYITPGDHIVPTNNTSTTAAVTADQQGVNLVHANSANAERQIVLDLSRFANVDGATVTPIVTTESPADQISKNALIEGTKVSVDPVSKTATLTVPAKSVTTFVVEGVSGVADDAPLLRDGHDYQITGLGSGRALTASATDNKSPGTTIKAASAELIENQVWSVTSLTKGQSDRERITLQDRTGRYLAADSSGTRMVEATAQEAASDREFQWIPTTTNGFDYSLLSAGMPQVLDVNGQSSAEGASVGTWSSGNGQHQRWTLLDTELISVDPIVLNTTAGVPAELPATVVPNYSYGAAAPVAVTWDTTNVDWNKTGIITITGSGIDLFGNAFDSAKATVEIGGFTSTDPVSLTVHAAASLAVVKESAPTVVPAQIGSSENRFDAAVTWDWSGLTQADLDKNGTLTVPGSVKSAEGDVAATLTIFVTAATAKNIAPQSTPSATFVEPGYSMSGTINGVYNDKAWSNWKSEKNPQETLTYVLSQPESVGSAKMYFFKDGSSTSWAKTVTPQFRAPGSTEWTSLAPVSTTADKTDDAPVFEFDLGGVQAEAVRFVLDFMPQSHMIVSEVEIFANAASSADNADLARLTVGGADVANFDTATQTYSVQVTGSEFPLVTGVARDSAATVKVTQASGDSQVATITVTSADGEVTKEYTVNFDRVVALSTPTISGSPYIGATLTADATTDPADAALEFVWSADGKEITGADKATFEVPEDLLGAKVSVTVTATAPDFVTAEASSQEVEIVTVPEVVYTPKVDFGAAATGAILAPGAPLSVKISEGRPEAEVTLQLHSTPRTLTNGILDQAGAATLASAIPADTSAGDHQLIVIVDGQIAGTSDITVKATDPGETPGDGNGQTPGDGNGVKPGDKEPSTDGNKSPSDDDLARTGFAGSAWLIGAASLLVAGAGAMILRNRRSI, translated from the coding sequence ATGACGAAGAGGTCAAACGGTCGCGCACGCATTAGCGCGGCCGCCCTCAGCGCGGTGCTTGCCACCAGCGCTCTTACCGCGGTGGGCGCACCTGCCCACGCGGCAGATGCGATCACTATCACGCCCAACCCCGGCTACCAAGGCGCCGCCTTTGAAGGTTGGGGAACAAGCCTCGTCTGGTTTGCCAACGCAACAGGCGGTTACCCGGAGAACATCCGTCAGGACTTGTTTGACAAGGTCTTTGGTGAAGACGGCTTGCGCCTGAATATTGCGCGCTACAACATCGGTGGGGGTAACGCCTCTGATGTCCCCGGCTACCTGCGCCCGGGTGGCGCGGTTGAAGGCTGGTGGAACCCAGATCTTGGTGAATCCGATGCTCAAGGAACCATCACTTCAAAGTTTGACGACCGTGATCGCTACCGCGATGCATGGGACGGTTCAGACCTGAGCCACTACAACCTCGACGCGGATGCCACACAGCGTTGGTGGCTTGACGCTCTCAAGGACACCGTGACCAAGTGGGAAGCGTTCAGCAACTCCCCTCCCTACTTCCTGACCGAGAGTGGCTTTACCTCCGGCGGGCTATGGGATGGAAACAAGGAGCAGTTACCTGACGCGGATATCGACGCTTTCGTTGAGTACCTGGCTACGGTTACCGAGCAGCTTGAGAAGTCGCACGGCATCAAGTTCGACACCATTGACCCGTTCAACGAGCCAAACACAAACTACTGGTCGACCCAACTCGGCGGTAACGGCTGGCCTACCTCGGCTAGCCGCCAAGAGGGGGCCCACATTGGACCTGAAAAACAGGACAAGGTCATCCAGGCCCTCGATGCTCGACTCAAGGCACCGAGAACTACCACCGACGCTGTTATTTCAGCAATGGACGAAACCAACCCCGGTACTTTTGTGCGCAACTGGAACGGCTGGAGTCAAGACTCTAAGGACGCCGTTGACCAGCTCAACGTGCACACATACGGCACGTCAGACCGCGTCATGGTCCGCGACATAGCCAAGTACAGTGACAAGCCACTGTGGATGAGCGAAGTCGAAGGCAACTGGATCAGCGGCGGTTTCAACCAGGCCAACATCGACAATGGCATTGGCTTGGCCTCCCACATCATTGGCGACCTGCGTGAACTCGAGCCTACGGCTTGGGTCTTGTGGCAGCCCGTTGAAGACCTGTACAACATGGAAAAGGTTGAGAAGCTGAACTGGGGTTCAGTATTCATCGACTTCGACTGCAACGCGGACGGTAACTCCGAACGTCGCTTGGCAGACGGCGATGCCGACCCAAGCTGCAAGGTCTTGACCAACTCCAAGTTTGATACCCTACGCAACTTTACGCACTACATCACCCCCGGTGATCACATTGTGCCAACCAACAACACCAGCACCACTGCTGCTGTTACCGCTGATCAACAGGGAGTTAACCTCGTTCACGCTAACAGTGCGAACGCCGAGCGCCAGATTGTTCTTGATCTGTCACGCTTTGCCAACGTGGACGGCGCAACCGTTACTCCTATCGTGACAACCGAGTCGCCGGCTGATCAAATCAGCAAGAACGCACTCATCGAAGGCACCAAAGTTTCGGTTGATCCGGTCTCCAAGACCGCAACGCTAACGGTTCCAGCTAAGTCGGTCACCACGTTTGTTGTTGAGGGCGTTAGCGGCGTTGCCGACGATGCCCCGCTACTACGCGATGGACACGACTACCAGATCACCGGTCTTGGTAGCGGACGCGCGCTGACCGCCTCCGCAACTGACAACAAGTCCCCCGGCACCACCATCAAGGCAGCTTCAGCTGAGTTGATTGAAAATCAGGTTTGGTCCGTTACATCATTGACCAAGGGACAATCCGACCGCGAACGAATCACATTGCAGGACCGTACCGGCCGCTACCTTGCTGCGGACAGCTCGGGAACCCGGATGGTTGAGGCAACCGCACAGGAAGCTGCCAGCGACCGCGAGTTCCAGTGGATTCCCACAACCACCAACGGCTTTGATTACTCCTTGCTTTCAGCAGGTATGCCTCAGGTGCTCGATGTCAACGGTCAGTCGTCAGCAGAAGGTGCCTCGGTAGGAACATGGAGCTCCGGCAACGGTCAGCACCAGCGTTGGACCCTGCTGGACACCGAACTCATTTCTGTTGATCCAATTGTGCTCAACACAACCGCAGGCGTACCAGCCGAGCTTCCAGCCACCGTAGTTCCAAACTATTCCTATGGAGCGGCCGCCCCTGTGGCAGTCACATGGGACACCACAAATGTTGATTGGAACAAGACGGGAATCATCACGATTACCGGTTCAGGAATCGACCTCTTTGGTAATGCTTTTGACTCCGCAAAGGCAACGGTAGAGATTGGCGGATTCACCTCAACCGATCCCGTTTCACTGACCGTTCACGCCGCAGCAAGTCTTGCGGTAGTCAAGGAAAGTGCGCCGACTGTGGTTCCCGCCCAAATTGGCAGTAGCGAAAATCGTTTTGATGCAGCAGTGACCTGGGACTGGTCCGGCTTAACTCAGGCCGACCTTGATAAGAACGGAACCCTAACGGTTCCCGGATCGGTCAAGTCTGCCGAGGGAGATGTAGCTGCAACCCTGACTATCTTTGTCACCGCAGCAACCGCCAAGAACATTGCGCCCCAGTCAACCCCATCGGCAACCTTTGTCGAGCCCGGGTACTCGATGAGCGGAACAATCAATGGCGTGTACAACGACAAGGCATGGTCAAACTGGAAGAGTGAGAAGAACCCTCAGGAAACCCTGACCTACGTTCTTAGCCAGCCCGAATCGGTGGGCAGTGCCAAGATGTACTTCTTCAAGGATGGCAGCTCAACCAGTTGGGCCAAGACGGTGACTCCGCAGTTCCGTGCACCGGGCTCAACCGAGTGGACCAGCCTAGCTCCCGTTAGCACCACGGCTGACAAGACCGATGACGCACCGGTCTTTGAGTTCGACCTCGGAGGCGTCCAGGCTGAAGCAGTTCGCTTTGTTCTCGATTTCATGCCCCAGTCGCACATGATTGTGTCCGAAGTTGAGATCTTTGCTAATGCTGCTTCCTCGGCAGACAACGCTGACCTGGCCCGCCTTACCGTCGGCGGCGCTGACGTGGCGAACTTCGATACCGCTACCCAGACGTATTCTGTCCAAGTAACCGGCTCCGAGTTCCCCCTTGTCACCGGTGTTGCGCGTGACAGCGCGGCCACTGTCAAGGTGACTCAGGCATCGGGTGACTCACAGGTGGCTACCATTACGGTAACCTCCGCCGACGGTGAAGTAACCAAGGAATACACGGTCAATTTTGACCGAGTTGTTGCCCTTTCCACACCAACAATCTCAGGAAGCCCCTACATTGGCGCCACCCTGACGGCAGATGCCACAACCGATCCGGCCGATGCCGCACTCGAGTTTGTCTGGTCCGCCGATGGTAAGGAGATCACTGGAGCGGATAAGGCCACCTTCGAAGTGCCAGAAGACCTCCTTGGAGCTAAGGTCTCGGTCACGGTGACTGCAACCGCACCTGACTTTGTCACGGCCGAAGCGTCCTCGCAAGAGGTAGAGATCGTTACGGTCCCGGAGGTTGTCTACACTCCGAAGGTTGACTTTGGAGCGGCAGCAACCGGTGCTATTTTGGCACCGGGAGCACCACTGTCCGTCAAGATCTCTGAGGGGCGCCCCGAGGCAGAAGTGACCCTTCAGTTGCACTCGACCCCACGTACCTTGACCAACGGAATCTTGGACCAGGCCGGGGCCGCTACGCTTGCGTCCGCTATTCCCGCTGATACAAGCGCTGGGGACCACCAACTGATCGTAATTGTTGATGGCCAAATTGCTGGCACTTCCGACATCACCGTCAAGGCCACCGACCCGGGCGAAACCCCAGGTGACGGCAACGGCCAGACCCCGGGTGACGGCAACGGTGTTAAGCCGGGCGACAAGGAGCCATCAACTGATGGCAATAAGTCTCCTAGCGATGATGACCTCGCACGTACCGGTTTTGCCGGTTCAGCGTGGCTCATTGGTGCCGCTAGCCTGCTCGTGGCCGGCGCAGGTGCAATGATCTTGCGCAACCGCAGGTCGATTTAG
- a CDS encoding family 43 glycosylhydrolase, with translation MTSVRQRRLGRSCLALGIVPVFIFGLAGAPAVAADKDESMQGKALAWGIGQSQEHQIPEELKDAAIIDIAAGLNHSVALDSSGAVTVWGSNEYAQAEVPEFESRVRDVEAGANHTVALLADGTVAAWGREANKRTEVPAEAKDVIDIAAGGAASAALTSSGTLVTWGDNAFGQSLLPAELESDPAVAVELGDGFSAVITEAGKIVTWGRSDRTQLDLPAIPNGEKVVQIDLGLAHGVALTDAGTVLTWGDNRADQTDLPEEITNATVVRVAAGGNQTAAILDDGTIIAWGDSQSDAGKIPAELAQHEVADVAFYEHHALALVDVEPVEPGDGGENPGGGDGGDGGENPGDGDGDGGENPGSGNGGSGSTDGGGSDGSVTDGPETNVDGEMPVTGGVSWPLVIGASTLLAVGLGFILVRRFNGTDREDGSNGKFIKGATGTLVIAGLVASSLAVLPTAPASGASPVEYDSFRPGQEWLDNNGNAIQSHGGHVLPIEQADGSTLYHFYGEDRWNGYDEGRGIHLYTSTDLYNWTDRQMPLRTVVNRSDLDTDPYFKDLYADYTTEQKDAVYRDLGTTRMDPNVPAAVLERPKVMFNEATGMWVMWIHTDGPSTWSDAQYAKATGGVAVSESAYGPFRYVDSYRLHRAAPGEQNVAPNNPGMLRDMTVYVDPDGTGYLAYSSEENMTMFISKLSPSYMFVSSSVDKGVPGVDYTRAIHNGGRESPAIFFYDGLYYMITSGLTGWAPNAAEYATAESLLGTWTRHGNPAHGENANVTHHSQSTAVLPIDPENGEFIYLGNRWYPDDLRNSGHVWLPLKFESDGSMTMEWRDEWKLEELKFMGKMDVSTTVPQAVNLGDKSVLPTEVEVNRKGEQPLVTEIQWHNAEVLDQIGPVTLSGYLPELGRDIQVHTMVVPQDVRYAVNAGGELGPEMDALLSLSDSARMLSSVADQKLGTDPGTGAEWGYLNDNTGAENPSGSWFESLRYVDKTASYKRLAYEFSDLEPGLHTVAMGVYDPWSQWANGKRQAWIKANGRQVDAWVPIDGKFRTLEYKDILVGEDGKLKLEMIPENQGENTDIQVSWMIISKN, from the coding sequence GTGACTTCAGTCAGACAACGAAGGCTAGGTAGATCTTGCCTAGCATTGGGAATTGTTCCGGTATTTATCTTTGGGTTAGCGGGAGCTCCAGCTGTAGCGGCTGACAAAGATGAATCTATGCAAGGCAAAGCGCTTGCGTGGGGAATTGGCCAATCTCAAGAGCACCAGATCCCAGAAGAACTCAAGGATGCGGCAATCATAGATATCGCCGCTGGACTCAACCACAGTGTGGCACTGGACAGCTCAGGGGCCGTAACAGTGTGGGGCTCCAACGAATACGCTCAAGCAGAAGTCCCTGAATTTGAGTCTAGGGTCCGCGACGTTGAAGCTGGTGCAAACCATACGGTTGCGTTGCTGGCTGACGGCACAGTTGCAGCATGGGGACGTGAAGCCAACAAGCGGACGGAGGTGCCAGCCGAAGCCAAGGATGTAATTGATATCGCTGCGGGTGGCGCAGCATCAGCTGCGCTTACCAGCTCGGGCACCCTCGTTACATGGGGTGATAATGCATTTGGGCAGAGTCTGCTACCCGCAGAATTGGAATCTGACCCCGCAGTTGCGGTTGAGCTCGGAGATGGATTCTCCGCAGTTATTACCGAGGCTGGAAAGATAGTTACATGGGGGCGTTCCGACCGCACCCAGTTGGACCTACCAGCAATTCCCAATGGTGAAAAAGTAGTCCAGATTGATCTAGGCCTCGCTCACGGTGTTGCACTGACGGATGCGGGAACGGTTCTTACATGGGGTGACAACCGCGCTGACCAGACAGATCTTCCTGAGGAGATCACCAATGCGACTGTGGTACGGGTTGCCGCGGGTGGCAACCAAACTGCCGCAATCCTTGATGATGGAACCATCATTGCCTGGGGCGATTCCCAATCTGACGCAGGAAAGATCCCTGCTGAGCTTGCGCAACATGAAGTTGCTGACGTCGCATTCTACGAGCACCACGCACTTGCACTAGTGGACGTCGAACCAGTCGAGCCAGGCGATGGTGGTGAGAACCCTGGCGGCGGCGATGGCGGCGATGGTGGTGAGAACCCTGGTGACGGTGACGGCGATGGTGGTGAGAACCCCGGAAGCGGTAACGGTGGTAGTGGTTCGACCGACGGTGGTGGGTCAGATGGTTCGGTAACGGACGGTCCTGAAACCAATGTGGACGGCGAAATGCCGGTAACCGGTGGTGTTTCTTGGCCGCTTGTGATTGGTGCTAGCACTCTGCTTGCGGTCGGCCTAGGCTTCATTTTGGTTCGCAGGTTTAATGGAACAGACCGCGAAGATGGGTCAAATGGCAAGTTCATCAAGGGCGCTACTGGGACGCTAGTTATTGCAGGCCTCGTCGCTTCCTCGCTCGCGGTTCTGCCAACCGCACCGGCTTCTGGAGCTAGCCCAGTTGAATATGACTCATTCAGACCGGGTCAAGAATGGCTAGATAACAACGGAAATGCTATTCAGTCTCACGGAGGGCACGTACTTCCAATTGAGCAAGCTGACGGCAGCACGCTTTACCACTTCTATGGTGAGGATCGTTGGAATGGTTATGACGAGGGGCGGGGAATCCACCTCTACACCTCGACGGACCTCTACAACTGGACTGACCGTCAAATGCCTCTGCGCACGGTAGTTAATCGCAGTGACCTTGATACAGATCCGTACTTCAAGGATCTATATGCCGACTACACTACGGAGCAAAAAGACGCCGTATACCGGGACCTTGGAACCACGCGCATGGATCCGAATGTTCCTGCAGCGGTTCTTGAACGTCCTAAGGTCATGTTTAATGAAGCCACGGGTATGTGGGTCATGTGGATCCACACCGACGGTCCAAGTACCTGGTCCGATGCTCAATATGCAAAGGCTACCGGTGGTGTTGCAGTTTCAGAATCTGCATACGGCCCGTTCCGCTATGTAGACAGCTACCGTTTGCACCGGGCCGCGCCTGGTGAACAAAACGTTGCTCCAAATAATCCTGGAATGCTGCGTGACATGACCGTGTACGTAGATCCCGACGGTACCGGTTATCTTGCTTACTCAAGCGAAGAGAACATGACCATGTTCATTTCGAAACTGTCACCTTCCTACATGTTCGTCTCATCATCGGTAGATAAGGGTGTACCTGGGGTCGACTACACGCGGGCCATCCACAACGGTGGAAGAGAGTCACCAGCAATCTTCTTCTACGATGGTCTCTACTACATGATCACCTCTGGGCTCACCGGCTGGGCGCCAAATGCGGCCGAGTACGCGACAGCTGAATCGCTGTTGGGAACCTGGACCAGACACGGAAACCCCGCGCATGGGGAGAACGCAAACGTCACCCACCACAGCCAATCAACGGCGGTTCTGCCAATTGATCCTGAAAATGGTGAGTTCATTTACCTCGGTAACCGTTGGTATCCGGATGACCTGAGGAACTCGGGACACGTGTGGTTGCCATTGAAGTTTGAAAGTGACGGCTCCATGACCATGGAGTGGCGCGACGAGTGGAAACTCGAAGAACTCAAGTTCATGGGCAAGATGGACGTCTCCACGACAGTTCCGCAGGCAGTGAATCTTGGAGACAAGAGTGTATTGCCAACTGAAGTCGAAGTTAACCGTAAGGGCGAGCAACCTCTGGTAACCGAGATTCAATGGCACAACGCCGAGGTGTTGGACCAGATTGGTCCGGTCACCCTTTCCGGATATCTGCCGGAACTCGGGCGCGATATTCAGGTGCACACTATGGTTGTGCCCCAAGATGTTCGCTATGCAGTAAACGCTGGTGGCGAGCTTGGTCCTGAGATGGATGCGCTCTTGAGCCTGAGTGATTCAGCGCGGATGCTCTCGTCTGTGGCTGATCAGAAGCTTGGAACTGACCCGGGTACTGGCGCTGAGTGGGGCTATCTCAACGACAACACAGGTGCCGAGAATCCTTCGGGGTCATGGTTTGAGTCATTGCGTTACGTAGACAAGACTGCCAGTTACAAACGTCTCGCTTACGAATTCTCTGACCTCGAGCCTGGCCTGCACACCGTAGCAATGGGGGTATATGACCCGTGGTCGCAGTGGGCGAATGGCAAGCGACAGGCGTGGATCAAGGCAAACGGCCGCCAGGTCGATGCTTGGGTCCCAATTGACGGCAAATTCCGCACACTTGAATACAAGGACATTCTTGTAGGCGAAGACGGCAAATTGAAGCTGGAAATGATTCCAGAGAATCAAGGTGAGAATACTGATATCCAGGTATCTTGGATGATTATTTCCAAGAACTAA
- the bcp gene encoding thioredoxin-dependent thiol peroxidase translates to MSVRLAPGDIAPPFTLNTESSETISLSDLAGKRTILYFYPAAGTPGCAKQACDFRDNLNSLQAAGYQVIGISPDSEEKLAKITEQDGLTFPLLSDPDRSVAASYGAYGEKNSYGRIVTGIIRSTFVIDAEGKIELAQYNVRASGHVAKLKRDLGLNA, encoded by the coding sequence ATGTCCGTGCGTCTTGCACCCGGTGACATTGCGCCACCGTTCACTCTAAACACTGAGTCCAGCGAAACTATCTCGCTATCGGACCTTGCCGGAAAACGAACCATCTTGTATTTCTATCCCGCTGCCGGCACTCCCGGCTGCGCAAAGCAAGCTTGCGATTTCCGTGACAACCTCAACTCTCTCCAAGCCGCCGGATACCAAGTGATCGGCATTTCGCCCGACTCCGAGGAAAAACTTGCCAAGATCACTGAACAAGATGGCCTGACATTCCCGCTACTCTCCGACCCTGACCGCTCGGTGGCTGCTTCCTATGGTGCATACGGCGAGAAAAACAGCTACGGCCGCATAGTAACCGGAATTATCCGGTCCACTTTTGTCATCGACGCCGAGGGAAAGATTGAGCTCGCACAGTACAACGTACGTGCTTCTGGTCACGTTGCTAAGCTAAAGCGGGATCTTGGTCTTAACGCCTAA
- a CDS encoding co-chaperone GroES, whose translation MLNDRTLVRPDVDSSERQSAAGLVIPASAKGPNRLAWAQVVAIGENVRQVDVGQRILYDPADRSEVEIDGTSYVLLREKDIHAVYQERPEEGSAGLYL comes from the coding sequence ATGCTGAACGACCGAACGTTGGTGCGCCCGGATGTGGACTCGTCAGAACGGCAATCGGCTGCTGGATTAGTCATCCCGGCCTCGGCTAAGGGTCCAAATCGATTGGCCTGGGCGCAGGTCGTAGCAATAGGCGAAAACGTGCGCCAGGTAGATGTGGGACAACGGATCTTGTACGACCCGGCTGATCGTTCAGAAGTTGAGATTGATGGTACGAGTTACGTGTTGCTGCGTGAGAAGGATATCCATGCCGTTTATCAAGAGCGCCCAGAGGAGGGTTCAGCCGGGCTCTACCTGTGA
- a CDS encoding DNA starvation/stationary phase protection protein: MAKKDATHANYTVPGLSLADGHKVADSLQIRLHALNDLHLTLKHAHWNVVGRDFISVHEMLDPQIDLVRAMVDAIAERMATMGVSPNGLPGALTKARSWADYGVNRGTTTEHLAALDTVYTGVITSHRETLDSIGDLDPVTQDLLITQVSQLELFQWFMRSHLESAAGNLSH, encoded by the coding sequence ATGGCAAAGAAGGACGCCACCCACGCAAATTACACGGTTCCGGGCCTGTCGCTCGCTGACGGTCACAAAGTTGCTGATTCCCTACAAATTCGCTTGCACGCACTCAATGATTTGCATCTGACGCTCAAGCACGCGCACTGGAATGTGGTTGGGCGCGATTTCATCTCGGTTCATGAAATGCTCGACCCGCAAATTGATTTGGTGCGCGCCATGGTTGATGCGATCGCGGAGCGAATGGCGACCATGGGTGTAAGTCCCAACGGTTTGCCGGGTGCACTGACTAAGGCTCGTTCCTGGGCGGACTACGGGGTGAACCGAGGCACTACAACCGAGCACCTGGCAGCACTCGACACCGTATACACGGGGGTTATTACAAGTCACCGGGAGACCTTAGATTCAATTGGAGATCTTGACCCGGTAACACAAGACCTGCTGATTACACAGGTCAGTCAGTTGGAACTATTTCAGTGGTTCATGCGGTCACACTTGGAAAGCGCGGCCGGGAACCTAAGTCACTAG
- a CDS encoding L-threonylcarbamoyladenylate synthase has product MAKFLDIHPTNPQTRLISQAVAILQDGGVIAYPTDSGYALGTRIGNHDGADRIRKIRNLDEKHHFTLVCSDFSQLGQLVILDNSAFRAIKASTPGPYTFILPATKEVPRRLAHAKKKTVGVRIPDHPIVQAILSELGEPLLSSSLILPDLDEPLNEGWQIKEALDYVLDAVIEAGDCGVEPTTVIDYSSGVPEVAREGSGDTSRFV; this is encoded by the coding sequence ATGGCAAAGTTCTTAGACATTCACCCAACCAACCCGCAAACACGTCTAATCTCGCAGGCAGTAGCGATTTTGCAAGACGGCGGAGTCATCGCATACCCCACAGATTCTGGTTATGCGCTCGGCACCCGCATTGGCAATCATGACGGCGCGGACCGTATCCGCAAGATCCGAAACCTCGATGAGAAGCACCATTTCACCTTGGTCTGCTCGGATTTTAGTCAGCTTGGACAGCTCGTCATTCTTGATAACTCCGCTTTTCGGGCGATCAAGGCTTCGACTCCCGGCCCTTACACCTTCATTTTGCCGGCAACCAAGGAAGTTCCGCGCCGGCTAGCACATGCTAAGAAGAAAACCGTTGGTGTACGAATCCCCGATCACCCAATCGTCCAAGCGATCTTGTCTGAACTTGGCGAGCCGCTGCTTTCCTCATCGCTGATCTTGCCCGATCTTGATGAACCGCTCAATGAGGGGTGGCAGATCAAGGAGGCACTCGATTACGTCCTTGATGCAGTCATTGAGGCCGGCGATTGCGGCGTTGAGCCCACAACCGTCATTGACTACTCATCTGGCGTCCCTGAAGTCGCCCGAGAAGGTTCCGGAGACACCTCCCGTTTTGTCTAG
- a CDS encoding ankyrin repeat domain-containing protein — MANSFLSSLGDQERLDFISGVFDLVRSGQLAPLTEMLDSGVPTDLQNERSDSLLIIAAYAQKPDIVALLLEREADTSIVNTMGQTAISCAVFRNDPGILKQLLDAGANPDLGHRNGLEIAQQFELPEMERILRAHADQE, encoded by the coding sequence ATGGCAAATTCTTTTCTCAGCTCCCTGGGCGATCAAGAACGTTTAGACTTCATCTCCGGAGTTTTTGACCTTGTGCGGTCCGGGCAGTTAGCCCCCTTGACCGAGATGTTAGACTCCGGGGTTCCCACCGACTTACAAAATGAGCGGTCGGATTCCCTCTTGATCATCGCGGCATACGCACAAAAGCCTGACATTGTCGCGTTGCTCCTGGAACGCGAGGCGGACACTTCCATTGTGAACACCATGGGGCAGACCGCTATTTCTTGTGCGGTCTTCCGTAATGATCCCGGTATTTTGAAGCAGCTCCTCGACGCCGGTGCGAACCCAGATTTGGGTCACCGCAATGGTCTAGAAATTGCTCAGCAATTTGAACTCCCTGAGATGGAACGGATTCTGCGGGCCCACGCCGACCAGGAGTAA